The window TAGATTATTTGAGTAATGTAGGCTCTACCAATGAATGTTTGGCTTAACTAACAAGGAGGATTAAAAATGAAACATACATTTATTTTTGAACCTGGACTGTGGAGGGCAACCGGGGTTTACAGTGACGAAAAGGGAGATACCGTTGCTGTGAACGCTGAAACAACTATCAAACATGCCGATGATTTATGGATAAATGAAGGAATAATGAATCTTGAATTGGGGCAAGGCGAAATTGCTGAAATCAGAAATAATTATCGCATTAAACCTTTCAGCACTGATAAAGAATACACAAGCTGGATATCGGATAATCCGGCATTGGGGCAGATCAATGGCATGTTCGTAGTTATTGATGACACAATCCTATCAACTTATAAAACAGAACGTGGAGATTACCACGGAACGGAATGTTTAAATATGATAGACAAAAATATGTATAAGAACCGTGGAGCATTATTCATGGGGGAAATGAAAATATCGTCTTGGGCCGTAACTCTAAAGAGAGAAACATAAATTGAAGGAAGTGATAAAGGATTACTTAAGCTGTAGTGGAAACTATTAATGTTGAAGAAAAGAGCCTATCGATTTCGTAGCGATTATGCCTGAGAAGAGCGCCTAACTGATATTTAAAAAATATATACAAATGATGGAGCATCATATAAGGGGCCGGCCATTCCCCTGGTCAGCAAAGCATCCTGGCTTGGATTTATTCGGGTTAATCTATGGAGGTGTAGAGGGAAAGTCAAATGAAATTTAAAGCAGTAATATTTGATTTAGATGGGACATTAGTTGATTCAATTGATGGAATTGCCATTTCTATGAATAATGTGCTTAAAAGGCATGGGTTTGATGTTCACAATAATGAAACTTATAAAGCATTAGTTGGGCATGGTATGAAAGAATTAGTTAAAAAATCAATCTTTAATAAAAGTCTTAATGATGACTTATTAGCGCAGTACTTTATGGA of the Bacillota bacterium genome contains:
- a CDS encoding HAD family hydrolase gives rise to the protein MKFKAVIFDLDGTLVDSIDGIAISMNNVLKRHGFDVHNNETYKALVGHGMKELVKKSIFNKSLNDDLLAQYFMEMKEEYTRNWDYKMYVYEEIDELLHCLYSNGIYLAVNTNKEEDIARKVVERFFPYWGFSWVVGSSALMPKKPDQ